The sequence GCTGCTTCTGCTTCACCAGGCCACACCCAAACAATGCCTTGCCGTTCTATCACCTTCAAGGATGGCACGCGAGCTTTTGCTGGAATTTTGGCATCTGCTGGCAACTGGGGAATGTGCAAACATTTACCATCACTGCCAAACTGCCAACCGTGATACAAGCACTCTATCTTACCGTCAATAACCCTGCCATCAGAAAGTTTGGCGGCGCGGTGACAGCAACAATCCGCCAAACACGCAAGGTTTCCATGCTCGTCTTTGAACAATACAAATGCTTCATCGTACAAAGAAAAACTATATGGACGGTCTGCTGGCAGATCTTGAATAAAGGTTACAGGATACCAAAAGTTTCTCCAATTAAACTTTTGATCAACCTCAGCCATCTCTGCGGTAGTATTTTTTGGAACTTCCTGTTTTTCTAAATTAATATCTAGTTTCATAACATACCCCCATCGCCCTACTCTCACTGGGCAAAGTTAGGAATCTTCAAATAAGCGATCGCCCCGATGCAATCGCTCAGCCATTTGATAAGTTTGTCCTTGCGATCGCATGGTTGGTGCATGGGCTGCCAAATACCGCACTGCTGCAATCAATACCTGTATTCCTGCTGTTGTATTGCGCAGCAAATTATACTGGCGAAATGCGGCTTCGATTTCTTGAATAACATGAAAGCTACGGTCTTCTCGCAATAGCAATTTACCCACTACTGCTAAAAGTCGGTCAGGATTTCCACCACTGTACAGGTAACGGGCGACTAATGCACCTGCTTCATTCACCTGTTGCTGCCGATTCAGCAATTCTGGGAGTTCATCCAGCAAAGTTTCTGGGTTGTCTACGGTCTGATTTGCTTCTGGTAAACGTGCTGGTGGCACATTCAAAAAGCGGTTGAGATACACGCTCATGGCTGCGTCGAAGACTCCCCGCAATAACGACACACAAGCAACTCGCCGCAATCCTTGATGAACGGCATTGGCAAAGGTAAAAGAATGATGTGCCGTATCCCAATCCCCAAAGTCGTTGTTGGTGTGGAAGCGAGCAATTCGCAACGCTGCTGCATAAGCAACAACACCTGCTAATTCTTCCTCACTGCAACCAGATCGCAGTGCTTCTAACAGAGAATCTGCGATCGCTTGGGCATCCTCACCTAATAGTACTAATACTAATTTCTCACGACCAGACCACGTTCCTCGCCGATTTCGTCCTGACTCTAACGCTGCTGGCAACTCCGCAAAAGCACGATCCAAAATTGCAACCAAATCTACCGGATAACGCCAGGAATTTGACTCTTCCATACGTTCAGCGCTGGCATATTCAGCAACTAAGCTCGTCAGAACTGATTCTGCATTCTGCCAACCCGTAGCATCAAGAGCTTCCAGGGCTTTATTGGTAAAATCGATCGCATGACCAACATCAATGTAGCGATGATCTGTTGCAGCGGTAAACAACATCTCGGCAATTTGTTTTTGATCGGCACCTCCACGCACTGCTGACACCAAACACCGTTCTGCACCTTCTGCATCTCGCACTTCAATAAACTGGCGGAACCATCTTTTCAAGGTGTCTATGTCTGGTGTAGATGTCGGCAGTGGGTGAACTTCAAAACGTGGTGGTTGACCTGTACAATCACGCGCCACAGCCGCAAGACCGTGATAAAGGGCGCGGGGTCGGTCTTCCGGGTCAAGGTAGGGCAATAGATTCATCATACAAGTGTGCATAGTCAAACCTGCTCCCCAGCCTGCTTTCCGGTAACGTACCCCAAAATCAAGCCCGATGCGGAATGGGTCTGTTGGTTCGACACCTGCATCCAACAGGGCAATCACCGACTTGGCAATGACTAAGGAGATACCCTGTTCTAAACCATCTTGGAGACGCTGGTGCTGATGAGTCTGCGGATCTGCATGAGGTGCCAGATCCACCCATACCTCACCATCGCGAATCTCTACAGGGAAAGCACGTACATCATCGGCCCAAGCATCAAAAGTACCGCCACTAGCAAGGTCAAAACGGGCATGATGCCAGTGACAAGTCAAAATACAGTCTTTAACCGTGCCTCGGTGTAAAGGAAAGCCCATATGGGGGCAACGGTTATCAATCGCATAAATTTTTTCACCCTGGCTGAAAAGAGCGATCGCCTGTCCTTCAGTGTAAATAACTTGACAACCAGCAGCTTTTACGTCGGTAACTTGAGCAACGCGCACATAATGTTGAGTATTAGTGGTTGCTTCCAAAGCTTGAGCCATGTTGCACCTCCTCCTTTGATTGGGCATCTTGATACTCCTTTCAAAAACGCAAGTTCTGGAGTTCTCCAGCTTTGAGCTTTTGGAATTG is a genomic window of Fischerella sp. PCC 9605 containing:
- a CDS encoding Rieske (2Fe-2S) protein, coding for MAQALEATTNTQHYVRVAQVTDVKAAGCQVIYTEGQAIALFSQGEKIYAIDNRCPHMGFPLHRGTVKDCILTCHWHHARFDLASGGTFDAWADDVRAFPVEIRDGEVWVDLAPHADPQTHQHQRLQDGLEQGISLVIAKSVIALLDAGVEPTDPFRIGLDFGVRYRKAGWGAGLTMHTCMMNLLPYLDPEDRPRALYHGLAAVARDCTGQPPRFEVHPLPTSTPDIDTLKRWFRQFIEVRDAEGAERCLVSAVRGGADQKQIAEMLFTAATDHRYIDVGHAIDFTNKALEALDATGWQNAESVLTSLVAEYASAERMEESNSWRYPVDLVAILDRAFAELPAALESGRNRRGTWSGREKLVLVLLGEDAQAIADSLLEALRSGCSEEELAGVVAYAAALRIARFHTNNDFGDWDTAHHSFTFANAVHQGLRRVACVSLLRGVFDAAMSVYLNRFLNVPPARLPEANQTVDNPETLLDELPELLNRQQQVNEAGALVARYLYSGGNPDRLLAVVGKLLLREDRSFHVIQEIEAAFRQYNLLRNTTAGIQVLIAAVRYLAAHAPTMRSQGQTYQMAERLHRGDRLFEDS